The proteins below are encoded in one region of Lactuca sativa cultivar Salinas chromosome 3, Lsat_Salinas_v11, whole genome shotgun sequence:
- the LOC111886487 gene encoding uncharacterized protein LOC111886487, giving the protein MKRMIALGFEGSANKIGVGVVTLDGTILSNPRHTYITPPGQGFLPRETAQHHFQHILPLIKEALETAQITLKDIDCLCYTKGPGMGAPLQVSAIVVRVLSQLWKIPIVGVNHCVAHIEMGRIVTGADDPVVLYVSGGNTQVIAYSEGRYRIFGETIDIAIGNCLDRFARVLMLSNDPSPGYNIEQLAKKGEKFIDLPYVVKGMDVSFSGILSYIEATAEEKLKNNDCTPADLCYSLQETLFAMLVEITERAMAHCDKKDVLIVGGVGCNERLQEMMRVMCGERGGNLFATDDRYCVDNGAMIAYTGLLAFAHGSTTPLEESTFTQRFRTDEVLAVWRDNKDTIEHKTQGS; this is encoded by the exons ATGAAAAGAATGATAGCATTGGGATTTGAAGGATCAGCCAACAAGATTGGTGTTGGTGTAGTGACTCTAGATGGCACAATCTTATCAAACCCAAGACACACCTACATCACCCCACCAGGTCAAGGATTCCTCCCTCGTGAAACTGCCCAACACCATTTTCAACATATCCTTCCCCTAATCAAAGAAGCCCTTGAAACAGCTCAAATTACATTAAAGGACATCGACTGTCTTTGTTACACAAAAGGTCCAGGAATGGGTGCACCCTTGCAGGTTTCCGCCATTGTTGTACGCGTTCTTTCACAGCTATGGAAGATCCCAATTGTAGGCGTCAATCACTGTGTTGCTCATATTGAGATGGGAAGAATCGTCACTGGGGCTGATGATCCTGTTGTCCTCTATGTTAGTGGTGGAAACACACAG GTGATTGCATATAGTGAGGGAAGATACAGAATATTTGGGGAGACAATCGATATAGCTATAGGTAACTGCTTGGACAGGTTTGCTAGGGTTTTAATGCTATCAAATGATCCGAGTCCAGGGTACAACATTGAGCAG CTTGCAAAGAAGGGAGAAAAGTTCATAGACCTTCCTTATGTTGTGAAAGGAATGGATGTGTCTTTTAGTGGGATATTGAGCTACATTGAAGCCACAGCAGAAGAAAAGCTTAAAAACAATGATTGTACTCCAGCAGATTTATGCTATTCGTTGCAG GAGACGTTATTTGCGATGCTTGTTGAGATTACGGAAAGGGCTATGGCGCACTGTGACAAGAAAGATGTTTtgattgttggtggtgttgggtGTAATGAAAGGTTGCAGGAGATGATGAGAGTGATGTGTGGTGAAAGAGGGGGGAACTTGTTTGCAACTGATGATAGGTATTGTGTTGATAATGGGGCTATGATTGCTTATACGGGTCTTCTTGCTTTTGCTCATGGAAGTACGACTCCCCTTGAGGAATCCACTTTTACTCAGAGGTTTAGAACTGATGAGGTGTTGGCTGTTTGGAGAGATAACAAGGACACCATTGAACACAAGACACAGGGATCCTAG
- the LOC111886496 gene encoding pollen-specific leucine-rich repeat extensin-like protein 3, with protein MPSGEEQVHLMKQRQSFRNLWHTDLMSTMAADTPYCCFALFCGPCASYLLRKRALYGDMSRYRCCGGYMPCSGKCGERKCPKFCLCAEVFFCFGNSVASTRFMLQDEFHIQTTKCDNCIIGCMVCLQQIACIFSIIACLLGSEELSDASQLLNCLADLVFCTVCTCMQTQHKVELDKRDGKFGIRPMDVPPIQEMSRIDQPYPPHVHQYGPPSYGYPLQHQHQHHQPGHGYPHMYPPPSGYPPAGYPPPQGYPPYPPPQGYPPYASPPPPHHQGNQPQPPNPPTNQPPGPGQYK; from the exons ATGCCGTCCGGTGAAGAGCAGGTGCATTTGATGAAGCAGCGTCAGAGCTTCCGGAACCTATGGCACACAGATCTCATGAGCACCATGGCTGCCGATACTCCGT ATTGCTGCTTTGCTTTGTTCTG CGGACCATGTGCGTCATACTTGCTTCGTAAGCGAGCTCTCTATGGTGACATGTCAAG ATATCGATGCTGTGGTGGATATATGCCCTGCAGTGGCAAGTGTGGAGAACGTAAATGTCCAAAATTTTGCCTTTGCGCAGAG GTCTTCTTCTGCTTTGGGAACTCGGTAGCATCCACTCGCTTTATGCTGCAAGACGAGTTTCACATTCAAACAACCAAATGCGATAACTGTATCATT ggTTGCATGGTTTGCCTCCAACAAATTGCTTGTATATTTTCCATCATCGCTTGCCTTCTTGGAAGCGAGGAACTCAGTGACGCGTCTCAGTTGCTCAATTGCTTAGCCGATCTCGTTTTTTGCAC GGTTTGCACATGCATGCAG ACACAACACAAGGTTGAATTAGACAAACGAGATGGGAAATTTGGGATCCGTCCAATGGATGTTCCACCGATCCAGGAAATGTCAAGGATCGATCAGCCATATCCGCCCCATGTCCACCAGTACGGACCACCGTCCTATGGTTACCCTCTACAGCACCAGCACCAACATCATCAACCTGGCCATGGCTACCCACATATGTATCCTCCGCCATCTGGCTACCCACCTGCTGGTTATCCACCACCACAAGGCTACCCTCCTTATCCACCTCCACAAGGCTACCCACCTTATGCTTCTCCACCTCCACCTCATCATCAAGGCAACCAACCACAGCCCCCAAATCCACCAACCAACCAACCTCCAGGACCAGGTCAATATAAGTAA